TCAGGAGGAGGAGCCCTTGGATATGGTTTATTAGCCTCTAAAATCACCACCAGATCAATGAATGATCGCATCAATAGCAACCAAACGAATGGGGTTTTTAAATGGGATGCTAGAGGAGGAATTGGTTACAATGGTGAAAGGTTTTTTTCCGGTTTTTATGTTACCGCAGAAAACAGAAGGTATAGGCAAGCAAATACGTCTGTAATCAATGAAAACTGGCGTGTTTTCATGCAATTGCATGTGGGCTATCGATTCAATGCTCCTGAAAAACTTCGCAAAACGGTGGAATCAATTCCGATTATCAATTAACCAATCGCGTTGTTTTTTTCCTTAAAGCTGTATAAAAAAGGTGCTTTATGTGATCCTCCAGTATAAAGCTTATCATGGCGTTTCAAAATATCCAAACTCAGCATTTTACGTTGAAAATTTGCTCTATTCAGGCTTTCTCCCAAAATAGCCTCATAAACTTGTTGCAACTCTTTCATCGTAAACTTTTCAGGTAATAGATTAAAGCTCAAAAGTTTATGATCCAAATGAATCCTTAAATGCTCTAAGGCTTTATCTACAATTTCTCTGTGATCCATCATTAAATCAGGAAGGTCATCATAATCATACCATCCAATCGAATCCGACAACATATCAGGTTTTGGTGTCACATTTTCGTAATTGATTAATGCATAATACCCCACGGTAATAAACCTATCCAGCATCCAGTGAGAATCTAAAAAATGACCTTGTTTTTCAAGGATTTCACGCATCGTTTCTGAATCATGTCGATCTTTTGATCCAAAAGTTTGAAACTGTTGTAAGAAAATTTTATCCAATCCGGTTCTTTCTGAAAGCCCCCTCTTTACAGCATCATCCAAGCTTTCAACTACCTGCACGAATCCACCAGGCAAAGCAAACTTCTTTGTGTTATGATATTCTAAGATCAGAATTTTCAGTTTTTCTCCTGAAAATCCGAAAATTACAGAGTCATAAGAAAGATTTGGGATATACTCACCCTTAGGAAGGTCCATGATTTCAAATGGGAAAAACAGTTATTAGAATTGGATTTTCAAAAATAAGCAATTACTATTGTTTCGCAACGATACAATAAATAATCCATGGAAAACACTTTTAGCAATGATAACTTTAATGTTTTGCACTTACTTTTTCAGTAAGCGTAACGCTATTTTCAGCTAAAAGCTCAATGGATTATCATTCAAAACGAACAAAAGATGTATTTCGCGCTTGCAAAAGTTGATTCTGTAACGCTAAAAACTAAATAATTGATATGTACTCCATTTAAAAGGAGACCACCAACCAACCTATATATCAGTTTATAAACAGATGCTACAAAAAATTAAATAGCGAGCTGTTTACACCCACGGGAGCCCACAAGCTCCCGTTTTTAGTTAATTTTATTTCCAGCAATCACCATCTTGATTGTGCCGTAATCATACTTCCCATCAAAATGCTCCCTTAGTGAGGACATGCTCGAATGTTTTTCTAATTGATCATTAATTTCAGCGATCACCTCTTTCGTTAAACAG
Above is a window of Algoriphagus machipongonensis DNA encoding:
- a CDS encoding NUDIX hydrolase, producing MDLPKGEYIPNLSYDSVIFGFSGEKLKILILEYHNTKKFALPGGFVQVVESLDDAVKRGLSERTGLDKIFLQQFQTFGSKDRHDSETMREILEKQGHFLDSHWMLDRFITVGYYALINYENVTPKPDMLSDSIGWYDYDDLPDLMMDHREIVDKALEHLRIHLDHKLLSFNLLPEKFTMKELQQVYEAILGESLNRANFQRKMLSLDILKRHDKLYTGGSHKAPFLYSFKEKNNAIG